ttacaacaatatctacacgGGTAGAACTGATCAGAATTGCTTGTACAGTTGCACTGCTTGAATAGCTAGGACTTGTGGTACAGAATTCTGATAAGACTGACCAAGAGCTGAATGGATATGTTTTAACTCCACAGTTCACATCCAGCAGTACAGTCACCAGGAGACCAGGAACCCATCCGGACACAATCACAGTTACATAAAATCCCTGATAACTGCTATGAAGAGGGCTGAATTTTTGCGTTCATTTGAACGATAACGTCTTTGAATGCCTCACAACCATCAAAACTCTGCCCTTCATTAATCCAGTCTAACAATCTGTCACGAAGATCGATTACAAAATCTTTATCATGACCCGCCTCATTCAGAAATAAATTTACACACTTCAGCAGGTATGGGCCTGTCTTGGTTCTGAGTTGACTGACAAAATGACGACATGTATCTTCACATTCAAAGATCACTGCGGACATATCCTCAATAATGTCAAGCCAGCCAAAGATGAGGCATGCACCACTGAAAGCCGATCTTTCAGTAAAACCTCCACGACTGGATGAAAAAACATCATTACCAGCCTGATCTTTCCTTTTTGTCTGCACTTCCTTTGACTCCAGAACCAGACCAGTGCTTGCGTAGTGCAGAAGCACGTTACAGTCTTGCTCACTAATACAAGCAGAGGACACAAGCAGAACCCCTAGAGGAACCCGTAAATGCAGAAAATTAGGGCATGAGAGAGGGACGTCTAATTGTTCTGCACCTTGCACTTGACTGACAGCAGTTATGCGACAAAACTTCACACAGCGATCATCAAAATCTCTAATAAAGGAACTGACAGGGTTGGTTGACGCATGAAGTTTCTCTGTATCCCCAACTGTGGGTACGCGCAGTCTCCTCCGGTGATTTACTGTACTGCTATGGTGTGCATTACTTGGGCGCTTTTTGTTGTTCCTGGCCCAAGAATGTGATAACTCCACCATATTGTTAGCTAGCATCTGGCACTCATCAACATTAGAAGGGCATAACACCCATGAAAGGTAAAATGCTGCCTTCTGAGCAAGACTGATATCGCTTATTGATTCAGCAGTTTTCTCCTCAGATAATACTTCTGATAAATAACCTTGTGAACCTTCCTGGTGAAATAGTAGAGCACTGGCAAAAATGAACCAGTTAGGGAAGTTCGTAATTGTCAACCTGCAGCACCACAGAGCAGGAGCAACTAGCTTTGAGTTGAACAGCATGCTCAATATCTGGATATTATTGTTTGCATGTTAATAAGCATACCAGGCAGAACTGTATTTGAATTTGACCAATCCCTTTGATGGTTGTTTCATGCGAAAGTGTGACCCTTTTGATGTTTGTGATTGTATTTTCAATGAAGAGTTGTCACTGCTTGCTTTACCCAAGAAAACCATAGCTTCTATGCAAGAAACAAGATCCAAAAATCGTCTGCATGATATGGTTCCAGTTAGTATGGCAAGTAAGTCCCTTTGTTGGCTTGGGAAATAAGCATGTGTAAAGGGAAATTTCTGTCCCAGTTCCATGGATATTCCCCATCCCATAGGCTCGAG
The Aegilops tauschii subsp. strangulata cultivar AL8/78 chromosome 3, Aet v6.0, whole genome shotgun sequence genome window above contains:
- the LOC109770012 gene encoding uncharacterized protein isoform X3; the protein is MGSVLGLCTAVVSSVLDILLEPMGWGISMELGQKFPFTHAYFPSQQRDLLAILTGTISCRRFLDLVSCIEAMVFLGKASSDNSSLKIQSQTSKGSHFRMKQPSKGLVKFKYSSAWLTITNFPNWFIFASALLFHQEGSQGYLSEVLSEEKTAESISDISLAQKAAFYLSWVLCPSNVDECQMLANNMVELSHSWARNNKKRPSNAHHSSTVNHRRRLRVPTVGDTEKLHASTNPVSSFIRDFDDRCVKFCRITAVSQVQGAEQLDVPLSCPNFLHLRVPLGVLLVSSACISEQDCNVLLHYASTGLVLESKEVQTKRKDQAGNDVFSSSRGGFTERSAFSGACLIFGWLDIIEDMSAVIFECEDTCRHFVSQLRTKTGPYLLKCVNLFLNEAGHDKDFVIDLRDRLLDWINEGQSFDGCEAFKDVIVQMNAKIQPSS
- the LOC109770012 gene encoding uncharacterized protein isoform X2 gives rise to the protein MLREAITRPLLCMRKELHDRVAWRVIVICLVCSPPAFLEMRSLFHIWFLATGMGSVLGLCTAVVSSVLDILLEPMGWGISMELGQKFPFTHAYFPSQQRDLLAILTGTISCRRFLDLVSCIEAMVFLGKASSDNSSLKIQSQTSKGSHFRMKQPSKGLVKFKYSSACALLFHQEGSQGYLSEVLSEEKTAESISDISLAQKAAFYLSWVLCPSNVDECQMLANNMVELSHSWARNNKKRPSNAHHSSTVNHRRRLRVPTVGDTEKLHASTNPVSSFIRDFDDRCVKFCRITAVSQVQGAEQLDVPLSCPNFLHLRVPLGVLLVSSACISEQDCNVLLHYASTGLVLESKEVQTKRKDQAGNDVFSSSRGGFTERSAFSGACLIFGWLDIIEDMSAVIFECEDTCRHFVSQLRTKTGPYLLKCVNLFLNEAGHDKDFVIDLRDRLLDWINEGQSFDGCEAFKDVIVQMNAKIQPSS
- the LOC109770012 gene encoding uncharacterized protein isoform X1, with protein sequence MLREAITRPLLCMRKELHDRVAWRVIVICLVCSPPAFLEMRSLFHIWFLATGMGSVLGLCTAVVSSVLDILLEPMGWGISMELGQKFPFTHAYFPSQQRDLLAILTGTISCRRFLDLVSCIEAMVFLGKASSDNSSLKIQSQTSKGSHFRMKQPSKGLVKFKYSSAWLTITNFPNWFIFASALLFHQEGSQGYLSEVLSEEKTAESISDISLAQKAAFYLSWVLCPSNVDECQMLANNMVELSHSWARNNKKRPSNAHHSSTVNHRRRLRVPTVGDTEKLHASTNPVSSFIRDFDDRCVKFCRITAVSQVQGAEQLDVPLSCPNFLHLRVPLGVLLVSSACISEQDCNVLLHYASTGLVLESKEVQTKRKDQAGNDVFSSSRGGFTERSAFSGACLIFGWLDIIEDMSAVIFECEDTCRHFVSQLRTKTGPYLLKCVNLFLNEAGHDKDFVIDLRDRLLDWINEGQSFDGCEAFKDVIVQMNAKIQPSS